The genomic stretch GGGGACATGAATTATCATGTCCTAATGCAACAATTGTTATCCCTAATTAAAGTTTTAATTTGTAGGGAGTATTAATTTGCTCCCTATATAAAATGCGTTGTTTATGAGACGAATATTATATTTTTTATTATTAGTTTTTTTAGTTTCATGTAAGAATAGTGAGAATATCGAATTATCTTATTTCGAATTGGAAGATTTTCCGAGAACAAAATATTGTACATCGAAATCTATTAGTATTCAAGTTGCTAATTCTTTGTCTTATCATGTTTTACATGATTCTTTAGTCTTGGTGACTACAAGGGGGAATGGTGGTTATTTTGTTGAAATGTATAACCTAAATAGTAAACAAAAGATTATGGATTTTGCACAAAAAGGGCTGAATGCGAATCAGTTTTCTCATGCTAGAGTCGTTTTAGATGAAACGAATGTTTCTTCGATTTTTTATCTTTATAATGTAATAACTAATTCCATTGTTGAAATCAATATAGATTCTTTATTAAAATATGAAGATAGTTATTCTTTTAAAAAGATATACTTCTCTGGTTATACGAATGTTCCGAGTTTTTGTAAATATGATGAAACAAGATATTTAGCACAAAATAAATACTATTCTATTGTTAAAGATTTGGATAATGACGTAGACCGTTTTCTTTTTGTAAAGAAAAATGAGTTTGATATTACAAATAGTACTTATTCAAAGTCTTGGGAATACAAATATTACTTGTCAAATATAAATAAGGTGATAATGTTTAGTGATTCGACTAAGAATCGTTTATGGTGCGTATTAGATGGAGAAGATCGGTTTGATATTTATAAGAGAGATGATTTAAGTTTATTGAAATCATATAGTGGCCCTTATCATTATGATGTTGAATATGTTGTGGGCGAAGCAGGGAGGGGTAGTTTACCATTAGTGGTGAGAAATGGAGTGTATTCAGGATATAGTGCGGCTGTTACAACAGACAGTTGTGTTTATTTGTTATTGGGAAATCAAAATTATAAAGGGAAAAGAGAACTGCCAGATAGAGTTTTAGATAAAAGTGAAATATATAAATTGAGTTGGGAGGGAGAGTTGTTATGTCGGTATATTTTAGATAGTTATGTGTATGCTTTTTCAATGGATAGTGAAGGAAAGTATTTTTATTGTACTGTGAAAGAAAATCGTCAACTTGATCCTAAATTTGTATATTATGAACTTTGAAATGATTAAAAAGTTTTTGTTTTTTTGTAGTGTAATACTTTTTTGTGGCTGTGGTAATAAATCAAATAGAGAATTACAACATATAGAACTTGGAGAGTTCCAGAATCAAATAAAAAATGATTCTGTGGCTTATAGGATCGTATGTATAATTGATGGAGGGTGTTCTTTGTGCATAGGAGATTTTGTGGAATTAAATATGAATTTTCTTAAAAAGAAGGATGAGTACAAATGTCCATTGTATTATCTCGTCATGACAGGTGATCCCGTGATATTTGAAAGTAATCTAATGAAATTTAATCAAGTTGTAAGCGGAGAACTTTTTGTTGATACAACTTATTCCTTGATGCAAGCTAATCAATTATTTAAAGAATCTAGAATAGAAGTATTTTTAATAGATAAAGACAACCAAGTTTTAGTTTCAGGGAATCCCTTTATTGATAAAAAAGTACGTTGCCAATATGATAACTTATTGAAATAATATTATTTGAGAGAATGAAAGAAGCTATATATATATTATTCATATTATTATGTTCTGGATGTGTACGTCATCATTCCAATATTGCATTTGAAAATAAAAGTTTTGAGGATATTCTTGGTGATACCTCATTGATTGATAAAGATCATGTACTTTTTTTAATTCGGATGAAGGATTGTGTTTCGTGTGATTTATTACAAGAGGGTGCTTTTCGTGATCGAAAATTATTGCAAAGATTGTCTGATAAATATATGTGTGTAGAGCAATGTATTGATTTAGAAGAAGATAAATTTGTCGCACAGTTGCTATATGAGTATAGTTTTCCAATGATTGTTGTTTTTTCTAAAAGAGGTATATTAGAGGCATTGGTGATAGGGAATAGAACTGCAAAGGAATTAACATTAATGTTGGATAAAATTGAGGCTCATCGTGGTTTTGTTACAAACACTCGTAATAGATTCGTTTTAAATGATACATGTTATGTTGATTTAATAAAAAAAACGGTGAATGCTTTTCTTGCTTTAAAAAGTGAGGACTTGGGAAAAGCAAAAGATGAAATTGAAGCATCAATAAAGATCCAACCTTATTTTTACAATTTGTATATAGGATCCCAAATTTATAAAGAATTAGGGGATACAGTTCGTTTTATAGAATGTACAGATCAAGCTTTAAAGATGAATGATCGTTTTGATAATTTATTGTATAATTCAATAAAAGAGAAAATTGGTAACCCAGCTGAAGAACTAGATCTTGTTACTTCAATTTCTTTTGAAAAGACTATACATGATTTCGGTCGTATATCGAGTGAAGATAGTGTGGAATGTTCCTTCCTGTTTAAGAACAATAATTCTTTTCCAGTAATAATTGAAAGCATAAAGCAATCCTGTGATTGTATGGAAATCATTTGGGATACAAAACCAGTATTACCTCAAAAAATTGGAACTGTAAAAGTGATATACAAACCATCCTCTAAAGGGGTATTTATGAAAGCATTATTTTTGACAATATCTAAAAGTAATAAAATCATTCCTTTACATATAAAAGGAGTGGTTATATAAGAAGACTATAGATATACTAATAACAAACTTATGAAAAAGAGTTCTTTAAAAGGTATGATGAGTAGAGTGATAATTTACTCGATTACTGTATTATTGTCTTCCTTATTTTGTTGGCGGGAGGCTGATGCTCAAGTACGGGCAAAAACAGTGTGTTTAACAGTGACAGATGGCTTTTCTGCACCGTTATATGGAGTATATGTCGTGGATATCCGTAACCGATTGTTGGTGACAACAACGGATGAAGAGGGACAATGTAAGATTTTACTGAAAGGATTTTCGGTAAAAGATACATTGGAATTTTCTTGTTTGGGCTTTTATGCAAAGCGCATGGCGGTGGATTCTCTGCATGACGGACAAGTTATTGTTCTTCAAGAAAGAAGTATTTTATTAGAGGAGGTGGCAGCAGAGGGGATTCATCCTTGGGATTTACTGAAAGGAATTTCAAAGGAAATTAAGAAAAAGAAAGAAAAAGTAAAAGGATATCGTTATTTTGGGAATGGGCAGTATGAAAAAATAACCGAGTGTAACGAAAGAGTAGTTGAGTATCGGCGGGAATATGGTTGTTTTGCCACAACCGGGAATACGAAAAAAAGAGGAACCTTTGATCGTGGAGGTGAATATGGTTTTGTCCCCAAGTATGCGGCTCGTAGCTATCCTCTCACAGTGGATGGGACCGATACGTTAGTCCTTTTATACCAAACGGAAGAAAAACTTTTTTTTGAATCCGGGAAACGAAGGGTGTTTGAGTTTATACGAGTGGTGGAACTATATGGGCCTCTATTCGGGGGAATGAAGGACTATGATTTTAAACAGATAGAAACGGAAAGTGGTGATTATACATTTCAATTTAAGACAAAGAAGTCCCGTTATCCAAACAAAACGTTTTTATCTTGTCAAGGGACGCTTACAATTGATCGAAGAACACGAAAGTTGAAAGTTATCGATTTTGATTATGTGGAGTACGCTCTGTGTAATCAGCCCCGTTGGGCTAGGAAAATTATGAAAGAGATATTTTTCTCTTCACGGGCTGAGTTGAAGTTTAAATATTGGGCAGAAGGGGAGTATTGTGTAGAGAGCTGTACGATGGAAACAACTTGGAAAAGTAGTAAAACAGAAAAAGGACGTTACGGAACATTACCCTCTAGAATTGAGCCGCTGAAGAATAAATTGATAGAAAAAGAGGCATTTGCCTGTAATTCTTATTATGAGGTTCCGGCAGAAGGACGGAATTCAGCATTTATTTTTGCTATGGGAATAGGATCTTATAATCCACAAGGAGAGTACAATGCCCACATATTTTCTCGCTTACCGGAATTGTTGGATTCTAAACAGGCATTTCAAGATTTAAATCAATATATGGATATTGAGAAGCAATTTAAACGATTGAGCAATCGTGCCTATTATCCGGTGGATTATTTGCTTGCCTCTCCTTGGCGTTGGAGTAGTATATTGACTAGAGGAGAAGGTGTTGTAGCAAATTTTAATAAAATTAGGGAAATGATGTTGCTTTGTTTTTTTACCGGATGGCGGAATCCGTTAGGGGATGAGGAGGAGGTAAAATGAAATAGAATAGATATGAAGATAAATAATTATTACTGGATTATACTCGTTGGATTGTTTCTTTGTATTGTAAATTGTGTACAAGCAGGAGGGAATGAAACCGGACTTTTGCCTGGGATGAGTAAGACATCTTTTGAAAAGATATTGAAAAGGACGTCAGAGAATATTAAGAAAAAACGGGCGTCTGCAGACATATTACAATTTTATGGAAATGGACAATATGAAAAAATTACAGAATGCCGGGGAAAAGCTGTTGAGTATCAGAGGGAATATGGGTGTTTTGTGAAAGTTGGTAATTGTCGTAAGGATGGCAATATTTATACAGGAATGTATTCTTTCGTTCCTCGTTATTCTGCCCGTAGTATCCCTTTTGCAGAAAATGGCATCGATTCTTTGTGTCCATTATTCGAGAAATATGATGAATATTATTACGTGTCAGGGAATCGTAAAATTTTCGGATTTATGCGTGCTTTAGAATGGTGGGGGCCATTATTCGGTGATTTGGTTAATTATGAGTTCCAGCAATTGAGTGTTAATGGTGAAACTTTGACATTTCAATTTGAAACAAGAGATTCATGTTACCCACATAAAATACCGTTCTATTGTGCAGGGATTTTGGTACTTGATCGTAAAACATGTGAATTAAAAAAGATTGACATTAATCAAGTAGAGTATTATTGTTGTGGCCAGCGGGGATGGAAAGAGATGTATTTGAAAGAGGTTCCGTTGGATTCACGTGCTGTAGTGGAATTTAGCTATGATGATAAAGGGGAATGTTTTATTAAAAGTTGTGTATTGGAATCTGTTTGGAAAGATGTGCCGTTGGAGAAATGGCCATTCACTAATGCTCCGTCAAGAAAAGAACCAGGGAAAAATAGATTAATAGAGAAAGAAGCCTTTTTCTGTGAAACTTGTCAGCGTGTTTCAAAGAATATACAGTTTGAGGATCTTCCTCCAACGCTCATGTATAGTGTATGTAATCTGCAAGTAGAATATGTATCGGATATTTTCGGGCCTTTGCCTGAGTTGTTGGATGTTAAACAGGCTTTCATTGATTTAAGTAATGATGTAAATATTCATGAACAATTCAGGCAGATGAGTAATCGTTCATATTATCCAGAGGATTTCTTTTTTGTTTTGCCTTGGTGTATGGAGGCGGATGAGGCTTTGAAAGACTCTTTCTGGGAAAATAGTCTTAAAATTAATAAAATGATCTTGCTTCTTTTCTTTAAATAAATGGTTTAAATTAAAATATTTAATCATGAGTATTAAGAGAATAATAATGGTTGCTCGTTACGAGGCCAGACTACTACGACGGAGTTGGGTGTTTCTGATTTTTGCAGTCTTGGGAGTGGTGGGAATTTCGAGTTTCCAGTTTTTAATTGGTAGTGTTGACAGTGCAATGGAATATGGATTGACTTCCGGACGGAATTTGTGGTATTTGAGAGCGTTGCCGTCCTGCATCCCTTATATGAATGCCTATCTTTTTAATAGTTTACAAGCACTTTTGATCGTGTTTTTCGTGGCTGAGATGGAGAAACGAGCACGAGTGACAACCATGGAGCCGTTATGGACCCGGCCTTGCACAAATGGGGAGTTACAGTGGGGGCGAGTTCTAGGCCTTGCTGGAATGGTGGTTGTCTTAAATATTATTTCCATGCTGGTGACTTTGATGGTTCACTTGTTTACTCCAAAGGGGAGTGTTGAGGTAAGCATGTATGTATTCTATTTTTTTACCTTGACATTACCGGGTTTAGTTTTCTTTTTGGGAATATCCATGTTTGTGGTACATTGGATTAAATCGCAGGGATTGGCGATTTTGTTATTGTTGATGCTTATTGCCGGTATGGTTGGGAGTACGGGAGGATTACATGGGTTGCTGGATCCATTGGCGAGGACGATTCCCGCTATATTTTCTGTTGAAGTCGGGAGTGCAAATTTAGGGTTGTTTCTATTACAACGATTGGTGTTCTTGGGTTTGGGTGGGGCGTTATTGTGCTTTTCTATTTTTTACGTGGAACGTTTGACAGGAGAATCGGAAAGGAAAAATATTTTGCGATTGGCAGGAACCGGGTTACTGGTAATTGCTGTTTTTGCCGGGGTGAGTTATGAAGGGTATTTTGTCAAAGGTGGAAAACAGCGGGAGGCGTTTAGGCAGGCGTATGTGCGAAGTGAGGATAAGGTAAAGGTGCATATACTGGAACATGATATTCATTTTAAAGAGAAGGTAAAAGGAATGGAGGCTTCCAGTCGAATGGAAATTTGTAATAAAACGGGCAAGGAAATACCTTCGATTATTTTGTATCTGAATCCATCATTGACGATTTCACGATTGACTTGTGAAGGGCAGAAAACCCGATATTCTCGTGACGAACAAGTGGTCGAGATCAATCGGGTAATACAGCCGGGAGATACGTTAGTGATTGAGATGGAATATGAAGGGGGTATAAATGAGGGAGTATGTTACCTGGATTTGCCAGATAAGGAGTTTTATGACACGGAAGCGAATAGAGTTGGTATTTTCCGTTTCGGGAATCGGCAGGCTTTCGTGGGTGAAGAGGTGACGTTGTTGCAACCGGAGTGTTTGTGGTATCCTCAAAGTGTGGCACCGATCCATTTGTCTTCGTTGTTTGATCGACAAGTGGATTTTACACGTTATTCTTTGACTGTAGAAAATGCTGCCGGGCGTATGGCGGTTTCACAAGGGGAACCGGAGCGTTTAGAGGGGAAGACTTTCTTTCGGCATGATCATGCTTTACAAGGAATCAGTTTAAGTATCGCGGAGTTTGATAATCGTTCGATAGAGGTAGATGGGACACAATATGATATTTTCTTTTATAAAAGTAGTGATTTTTTACTTCAGGCATTTGAGGCCCCTGAAAAGGCATTTAAATTCATGATAAGGGATATTAAATACATGACGGAGTCAACTGTTTGCCAGATGGATGAAGATTATAAGCAAAAGGCAAATGCGGTTTGGAGGAAACGAGGAGAGATCGAGGGGGAAGACCCGGAGGCATACAGCCCGTCGGGACGGTATCCGTATAAATGGTTTATCGTTATGGAGACTCCGGTTTCTTATTCGAGACGTTACCGGGGATGGGCTCAGAATGAAGAATACCTGCAAGCGGGAATCGTGTTTATGCAGGAACGGATGGCCAGTGCTTTTTATTTCGAGAGCACACCACCACCTGTTGAGGAGTGGGATTTTGTGGCTATGAATAATTTTAAGAGGGATATTGCGATGATTTTTAAATCAGGGAAATATAAAATAGCTCCGATGTTTGTTGGGAATACTTTTTTCATGAGTTCTGAGGAGTTCCCCGCGATACAGGAGGTAATCAAGATGTTCGGGATGCCCGTGGATAAATTACCGGCTGCGATGCAGGCCCCGGAGAGAGTTCGGGATGTCGCTGCCTATTTGAAAGATCATAGTTTGATGCAGGCGTTTACGGACGAGGGGGTGTCTCCTGAATTGCTAGGAGAAATTATTGAATGGAAGACGATAGAGTTGAAAGAATATTTGAAACATGAATTGTCTGAGGAGAAATTATATGGTTTTTATAATCGTTTTTTACAGGAACATTTGTTTGAAACAGTTGATATAGATCTATTTTGTGAGGAATTCATGAAGGAGTTCGGGATGGACTTGAAGGAGCGGTTAAGGACGTGGTACACCAGGGATCATTTGCCTGTGTTGCTACTGGAAGATGTTGTGTTGACTGAATTGCCGGAAGAAGAAGGTGGGGAGGGAAGGCAAAGTAAATCTGCATATGGTCGTTTTAAAGTGTATAATCCCGGTGATGTGGAGGGGGTGCTTGTGGTTTCTGCGGCAAGAATAAAAGGGGAAAAAGTCCGTAGTTTTTTAATTCAAGGACACGAGTGTAAGGAGATCCGGGTGAAAATGGATTATCGAGGCCTTATGATCACTTCCCCGCTGGTGCAGAACATTCCTTCGGGAAGATGGGTATTAACAGATGAAATACGTCCTTTTGAAGGAGATACCTTGACGGGAGTCTTTCCTGCAGATTCAACGGTCTTTTTACTTCGGCCCGGAGAAATTATCGTGAATAATCGGGATGAAGGTTTTAGGCTGGTCGAGCCTCAAGGGGAGAAGTTGTTCACGTTATTACGGGGAGGACCGAAATCCTGGGATAAAGCAAGACGAAATTATGAGCGTTGGGTGGAAATGGTCGATAATCGCTTTTATGGAACCGTGGTTCATGATGCTTATTGTAAGAGTGTCGGGGAAGGGAAATATAAAGCTGAATGGACAACTCAGATTCCAGAAGCAGGGGAATACGAGGTATATTTTTATAATGGAGATTTCTTTAAAATGGGAATGCTTTTCCAGGCGAGAAAGAAAGGTACATGTATATATTATACCGTGTATGATTCATTAGGGGGGCATGAAATCCGAGTTGAACCGGCAGAGGAATCGATGGGATGGGTCTCTTTAGGGAAGTATTATTTGGAGAAAGGAGAGGCAAAGGTGGTATTGGATGACCGGGGAGGTGGTTCGGAAGAGGTTGACGAGAAGTCGGAGGGAGGTATGCGAATGATGCAGAATAAGCAGATGATTGTGGCAGATGCCGTGAAATGGGTGAGAAGAGGGCGTTAAATATTTATTTTGTATTGATTTTGTGATATCGTTTAAATATTTATCAAAAAATATTAAAAAAAATAAACTAAAAAAGAGGGGTAAACATATTATTATTTTTGTAATTTTGGTGCTGATGTATGAATTGAAGTTATGATGAGGAGGATCACGGCACTATTTTTCTTCTTGGGCGTGTATGTTTTAGGGTTTGCTGAAAATACACGGGGGAGGGAGTATATACTGGTGCTTAGCTCGATTAATTTCAATGAGGCTTGGGCGAATAATTTATACCAAAATATTCTGGATGAATTCTCGTCGCCGGGGTTTCATGTTGAGGCAGAAGAGTTGTCTATTCCAATGATGACGAGGATCGAAGAGGTGGAAGAAAAGAGGGAATATTTGTTGTCTCGATATTTAAAGCCACCTAAAGTGGTTGTTTTTATTGGGGATCCGGCGTGGCTCGTGTGTCAGCCGTTATTTGACAAGGAATGGAAGGATATACCTACTGTAATCTGTTATTCACGGGATTCTATGCCGAGAAATTTAGAAAATTTTGTCAATAAGGATTTTCTGGGAGAAGGGTGCATATTCCGGTGGATACCCGTTCAGCATTTCCGGTGATATCCGTTCAGTCCCCAGTTAGTATTCAGTATCGTTGGCAAAGTTAATACTTCTTTCTTAGGCTCTCTCCTTTGAGGTCAAATTTTATTGCCTTATGCACAATTCTGTCCAGACAGGCTTCTGCAATGAGCTCGCTTTGGAACACATCATACCAGTCTGCAACGGGAAGCTGGCTGGCCAGGATGAGTGCTTTCCGGTTGTACCGGTCATCTATGATCTGTTCAAAGTCATGTTGTACCTGTCCGTCCAGCTTGACCATCCCAAAATCATCTATGATCAGAAGATCATGTGCGTTAAGCTTTCGGAAGAAATTTGTCTCCCGTCCTTCCAGATGTACAAGCTTCAGGTTCTCGATGAGCATGTTCATCGTGAAGTACAGTACCTTCCGGCCGTTCCTGCATGCCCTGTCACCCAAGGCACAGGCGAAGTAGGACTTTCCGGTCCCTGCCGGTCCGGTAATGATGACCGTCATTCCGCCCGTGATGTAATTTCCGGTTGCAAGGTCGGCAGCAGAGCAGGCCTGTATTCCCCTTGCCGTGTCCGTTTCAAGTTCTTCCATCGAGGCTCTCAGACGGAAGCCGGCATTTTTTATAAGACGCTGTATACGGTTGTTACCTCTTGTGTCACGTTCGTACTGGAGCATGATCTGCATGCCTTCACGCAGGGTAAGCTTGTCCAACTGATGTGTTTCTTCCAGGGAGCTCCAGCAGCTTGCCATTCCTGGAAGCTTCAGCTCGTGCAGTGTTCTTTCTGTTTCGTTGCTCATAATCATTTATTGTTATTTGTTCATGTCATTTCCTGTAAAATAGCTTTTTCCACGCATGTTTCCGTGGTTTGACGGTGTAGGCGCATGGAAGATTACCGTCTCGTCTGCGGATGCATTCATGCCGTTACGTCTGAGTATGGCTTCAAACTTGCTGTAGGAGTAAATACCGTACTCCATGCACTGGCGGCAGGTAAGGTCAAACGTGGCAAGGTCATACTTCCTTCTGAGGCTGACTATGGAGTTGCACAGCTTGTAATACACCTCTTCAGGCTGTGTGGTACGTTTGGGGTCAAAGATTCTTTTTACATACTCATGACAGTCAGGTGATATATCTTTTGCTTTCTCCACATAATAGGCTGCCGAACGCTCCATAATCACCCTGCAGCTGGATGCGAGATGTTCCCTGACTGTGGTATAGCCGTATGTATGGCTGCGGATATGTGAAGCTACCAGTTTCTGCTCCACATAGGCCTTGACCCATGAACGGGTAAAGACTACTCTTGCCTGTTTTCCTACATGGATATAGGGGACGGAGTAAAAATGGGTCACCTTGTCCTGTCTCAGCTCCACATGGCAGTTTGCCTGTACTTTCAGATCGGCATACAGGCGCATTTCATAGGGTTCCGGTTTCAAGGGTTTCAGCAGCTCCTTCTCCTTGGCATGAAAACGCTCCTCACGGCTGTAGGGACGCTTCTGCATACGGGTTCGGTTGTGCCTTTCCATCAGCTTCCATACGGCACGGTTCAGTTCCATGAGTGAATGAAAGATGCAGTTACGCAATCTGGCATAAATACGGTTATATGTAATTCTTACGGAGTCTTCTACCAGAGCCTTCTGTGTCGGCGATGCCGGGTCACATGGCAGCACTACAAAATGGTAGTAGTTGCCCATGTCCTCAAGAGCCTTGTTCAGCTTCGGCTCATGCCGGTCATTGCTGATTACCGCTGATTTGAGATTGTCAGGAGTCAGTATGGGTGGTACACCGCCCAGATGTTCCAGGCACATCCTTATGGCATACAGGAAGTCCTCCGTCTTCTGCGAAGGTACACATATCACATAGGTATAGTCGCTGTAAGGCAGGCAGGCGACAAACACCTCCACCTTGATAATTTCTCCGGTTGCGGCATCCACATAACTGAGCTTGTCACCGGCAAAGTCCACCATGAGTTTCTCACCCGGTCTGTAGGTGTTGGCAAGTACGGCTGTAACATCCTTCTTCGCAACGAGATTCTGCTTCAGATGATAATAGAACTGTGACTTGCCGTAACCGTCGGGATGAGTCGCACGGTATTCATCGAACAGGACCTGACGGCTTACATGGGATTTGGGATCCGCCAGCAGTTCCTTGTATCTAGGGAGCAGGATCAGGAACTCTTCCATTCTCCTGTCCGTATATGCCGGAGAACCGGCATGGAACATCCGTTCCAACTCGGGATCGTCAATCTCAAGGAGGTCGCTGATGTTCCATCCGTTGGCTTTTACTGTATTCACATAACCGTTGACGGTTTCCTTGTCAATCGGTAACTTGCGGCTTATACCGCGGTTGGATTCTCCGGCCTGCTTGAGCTGGAGTACTTGTTTTATCAGACTCATATCCTTTGTTGTTCCTGCCATGACTGTGCTGTTGCGTATAAATTTATCAGCACAAAGGAAACTGAAACCGGAGAAAGAATGAACGGATATGCTCCGGAAACGAAGATATACGCAGACAATTCTATGCACGATTGAACGGATATACTCCGGAAAATCTGAAGGCATACGTCTAAAGTGAACGGGTATGCTCCGGAAAAAAGGTGCTACAACCTGCAATTCTCGGAGGTGGACGGATATGCTCCGGAAAAATCGAGATTTTAATGTCTGGTTATCCATTTTTTCATCCTTTTAGGGGATGAACGGATATAAAATTGTGCTTTTAAAGGCTATTTTATGCTTTATAGGCTGCCGGAAAGTGAACGGGTATGCTCCGGAATATGTAAGAAGGGAAATTCGTGTTAACAGAAGTGGCTACTGCGGGATATAACTTGACCGTGATAAAACAGCCATTCTATGTCAAAAATACAATAGATTTGATCCGGAGGTTGCAACCGGAAGTCAAGAAAATAGCTCTTATTTCAGATGATCGTTATATTAGTGCCATGGTTCGGGAGGAAGTGTGTGGCGTGTTAGAGAAGGATTTTCCCGAATTGAAGTTAGATTTGTTGACGTCAATTGACATATCTACGGAGAAGTTGTTGGATACTTTGATGGGATATAGTAGGGAAGTAGGAATTATTTACAACTCTTGGTTCGTGGGGAAAAAGCAATCCGAGAGCCACTATCTGTCTGATAATCTTCAAAAAATTATATATGGTTTTGTCGATGCTCCCGTGTTCACGTTAACGGAGATGGATATGGAGACCGGAGCTTTTGCTGGTGGATATTTTATTTCTGCATCAACTTTCGGAAAGGTTGCGGTTCAAACGATACGACAAATTTTAGACGGAGTGCCAGCCCGGAATGTAGAAGGAAGGATCGGGGGAGAGCCGAAAGTTTATTTGAATTATCATCATTTACAACATCATGGTGTAGATCCTAACAGCATCACGGGAGATGTAGTGTTTTATCAGGTCCCGCCTAATTTTTATCAACTCTACAAGGAGTATATTATTATCGGCTTGGCGTTTATTATTTTGCTGGGTGCGATTGGTTTAATGCGTTTTCATGTTATGTGCCAGAGACGGCAGCAACGTCAACGGGAATTTCAGTTACTTTCACAATATAGAAAACTGGTTGATAATATGCCTGTGATTTATATTCGTAAGCAATTGATCTTTGATGAAGAGGGGAATGTTGTTGATTTCATATTTCGTGATGTTAATAATCTTTTCGAGGAAGTTTTCCATTGTACCCGGGATCGGGTTGTGGGGAAACGCTTGAGTGAGGCTGATGTGGATAACCAACTCTTGGACTATATGATGGATAAAGAATCCGGGCGTATCACCTCTTTTGTTTTTCCGGAAGAAAATAATAAAATTCGTTATTACGATAAATTATCTTTCCCGAGTTCCGAGAAGAATTTTATGGATGTGTTCTTTATCGATCGGACAGAAGAGTATCTGGTTTCGTTGAAAATGAAGGAACATCAAACTTCGTTGGAGGCGTTGAATCGAAGGTATGAACTGGTACT from Butyricimonas virosa encodes the following:
- a CDS encoding BF3164 family lipoprotein, which codes for MRRILYFLLLVFLVSCKNSENIELSYFELEDFPRTKYCTSKSISIQVANSLSYHVLHDSLVLVTTRGNGGYFVEMYNLNSKQKIMDFAQKGLNANQFSHARVVLDETNVSSIFYLYNVITNSIVEINIDSLLKYEDSYSFKKIYFSGYTNVPSFCKYDETRYLAQNKYYSIVKDLDNDVDRFLFVKKNEFDITNSTYSKSWEYKYYLSNINKVIMFSDSTKNRLWCVLDGEDRFDIYKRDDLSLLKSYSGPYHYDVEYVVGEAGRGSLPLVVRNGVYSGYSAAVTTDSCVYLLLGNQNYKGKRELPDRVLDKSEIYKLSWEGELLCRYILDSYVYAFSMDSEGKYFYCTVKENRQLDPKFVYYEL
- a CDS encoding DUF1573 domain-containing protein gives rise to the protein MKEAIYILFILLCSGCVRHHSNIAFENKSFEDILGDTSLIDKDHVLFLIRMKDCVSCDLLQEGAFRDRKLLQRLSDKYMCVEQCIDLEEDKFVAQLLYEYSFPMIVVFSKRGILEALVIGNRTAKELTLMLDKIEAHRGFVTNTRNRFVLNDTCYVDLIKKTVNAFLALKSEDLGKAKDEIEASIKIQPYFYNLYIGSQIYKELGDTVRFIECTDQALKMNDRFDNLLYNSIKEKIGNPAEELDLVTSISFEKTIHDFGRISSEDSVECSFLFKNNNSFPVIIESIKQSCDCMEIIWDTKPVLPQKIGTVKVIYKPSSKGVFMKALFLTISKSNKIIPLHIKGVVI
- the istB gene encoding IS21-like element helper ATPase IstB — encoded protein: MASCWSSLEETHQLDKLTLREGMQIMLQYERDTRGNNRIQRLIKNAGFRLRASMEELETDTARGIQACSAADLATGNYITGGMTVIITGPAGTGKSYFACALGDRACRNGRKVLYFTMNMLIENLKLVHLEGRETNFFRKLNAHDLLIIDDFGMVKLDGQVQHDFEQIIDDRYNRKALILASQLPVADWYDVFQSELIAEACLDRIVHKAIKFDLKGESLRKKY
- the istA gene encoding IS21 family transposase: MDNQTLKSRFFRSISVHLRELQVVAPFFRSIPVHFRRMPSDFPEYIRSIVHRIVCVYLRFRSISVHSFSGFSFLCADKFIRNSTVMAGTTKDMSLIKQVLQLKQAGESNRGISRKLPIDKETVNGYVNTVKANGWNISDLLEIDDPELERMFHAGSPAYTDRRMEEFLILLPRYKELLADPKSHVSRQVLFDEYRATHPDGYGKSQFYYHLKQNLVAKKDVTAVLANTYRPGEKLMVDFAGDKLSYVDAATGEIIKVEVFVACLPYSDYTYVICVPSQKTEDFLYAIRMCLEHLGGVPPILTPDNLKSAVISNDRHEPKLNKALEDMGNYYHFVVLPCDPASPTQKALVEDSVRITYNRIYARLRNCIFHSLMELNRAVWKLMERHNRTRMQKRPYSREERFHAKEKELLKPLKPEPYEMRLYADLKVQANCHVELRQDKVTHFYSVPYIHVGKQARVVFTRSWVKAYVEQKLVASHIRSHTYGYTTVREHLASSCRVIMERSAAYYVEKAKDISPDCHEYVKRIFDPKRTTQPEEVYYKLCNSIVSLRRKYDLATFDLTCRQCMEYGIYSYSKFEAILRRNGMNASADETVIFHAPTPSNHGNMRGKSYFTGNDMNK